Proteins from one Bos taurus isolate L1 Dominette 01449 registration number 42190680 breed Hereford chromosome 7, ARS-UCD2.0, whole genome shotgun sequence genomic window:
- the SCGB3A2 gene encoding secretoglobin family 3A member 2 (The RefSeq protein has 1 substitution compared to this genomic sequence), with translation MKLVTVFLLVTIGICSYSATAFLINSLPRPVPLDALPLLDPLKLLLKTLGISVEHLVEGLRKCVNELTPEASEAVKKLLEALSYLV, from the exons ATGAAGCTGGTCACTGTGTTCCTGCTGGTGACCATCGGCATTTGCAGTTACTCTG CTACCGCCTTCCTCATCAACAGTTTGCCTCGTCCCGTGCCTCTGGATGCTCTCCCACTCCTGGACCCACTGAAGCTTCTTCTGAATACTCTGGGCATTTCCGTTGAGCACCTTGTGGAAGGGCTGAGGAAGTGTGTCAATGAGCTGACACCAGAGGCTTCTGAGGCCGTGAAGAAACTACTG GAGGCGCTCTCATATTTGGTGTGA